DNA sequence from the Streptomyces canus genome:
TCGACCAGGCCGGTCACGCGGACCAGGCCCTCCTCCTCCGTGGGCACCACGGCCGCGCAGCCGTAGAGGTGGATCTGCTCGCGCGGTACCTCCATGAGGGCGACCACGCTCCCGGCGTACCGGTCGCGGACGTCGAGCATCGTGCTGAGCAGGGTCTCGCGCGGGTCGATCAGGTCGTCGCCCAGGAGGACGGCGAAGGGCTGGTCGCCGACGTGGCGGCGGGCACAGAGCACCGCGTGGCCGAGGCCGAGCGGCTCGCCTTGGCGGATGTGATGGATGTTGGCCAGGCGCGCGGGATCGCGCACGGCGTCGAGGCGTACCGCGTCGCCCTTGGCCGCGAGGGCCTGCTCCAACTCGAAGGCGTTGTCGAAGTGGTCCTCGATGGCCCGCTTGTGGCGGCCGGTGACCATCAGGACGTCGTCGAGCCCGGCCGCTGCGGCCTCCTCGACGACGTACTGGATGGCCGGCTTGTCGACGACCGGGAGCATCTCCTTGGGCGTCGCCTTGGTCGCCGGCAGGAATCGGGTGCCGAGCCCGGCGGCCGGGACGACCGCCTTGCGGACCGTGCGGGTGGGGACGGCGGTGTCCGTCGTGTGGGGGACGATCATGCGGATCATGCTGCGTCACCCGGATGAGAGCCCCCCGGGAGACGCCTGGGAGCCCGCTGTGGACCCGGCCCGGAGTGGGAGATTTCGTGTGCCAAGCATCCGGCCGCGCACACAACTTGAGTCCTGCGCACCGCTTAACATCGAATGCGGGTACGGATACCGGCGGTAACATTTCTGAACTGTCCTCTTTTTGAACATGGGTCACTCCACCTTCTTGTTTGCTGTACATCAATTGTGCGAAGGTGAGCGCCCCCCGGGATGAACCGGGTCGCATCTGATGCGGCATAGGTATGCACCAATCAGGCGCCTGCTTTCCGAGGACGCGCATATCCCATGCCGTCCTGCGGCTTGGAAGGAATTGGTCCCGTGCAATCCGCTTACCCCCCACGACCCCCTTACCCCCCACGCCCCGGATCGAGTCCGGCTGAGTCCGACCGCAATCTTCTGGCCCGGCTGGGAGAGAACAGCGTGGACGGCCATGCCGTCGCGCTGTTGATGGCGCGTCACTGGCAGGCGACCTACGCATACTCGGTCATCTGCCTTGCCTCATGGTCGGCTTCGGCCTCTATGGCGGCCGCGGCGGCATTCCACCGGGTGCTCGGCCGGGCCGGTGACGGCGCGCTGCGCCCACAACTTCTTGTTGCGGTGAGGGAGTTCGTCAAGGAGTGGGCCGCGGATGACGAAATCTCCGCTGTACTGCCGGAACTTCGCAAGACGATCGGCGGCCGTGGTCTACGCGCGGCGAGGTCCGCCACCCCGGAAAGAAGACAGCTCGCCGAGCGCGCATTCAGGTCCCTTCCCGGCGCCTCCCAATGCCTGCTGTGGCACAGTGAGGTCGAGGCCGAACCCATATCCGTACCGGCCGGTCTGCTGGGTGTGGACGCGACCCGTGCGGCGGCCGCCCTCGAGCAGGCGCGCGAGCAATTCCGCACGGGCTGTGTCCGTGCTCACCGGGAACTCGCGCCCACCAGTGAATGCCGTTTCTACAATCGTCTGCTGGATGTCCCCCTTCGCCGGGGCGGGAACCTTCTGCCCGATGTCCGCAAACATCTGACGGATTGCCGGTATTGCCGTCATGCAGCCGAACAGCTCAGCCACTTCGAGGGTGGTCTGGAGGTGCTGCTCGCCGAGACGGTGCTCGGCTGGGGCGCCCACCGCTATCTCGACTCGCGGCCCGCGCGTTCCGTCGAGCGTCCGGCCCCGACCTCGCCCGGTCCGGCCCGTGCAAAGCCCGGCGGTCGCCACCGCCCCGTTCCCGCAGGCCTCCTCGCCCAGCCGCGCAAAAGCACCCGTGCCGTCCTCGTCGGCGCCGGTCTGACCTCCCTGGCCCTGCTCGCCACAGTGCTCGTGACCAAGGGCTGGTCGGACGACGGCGGTGTTCCCACGCCCGGCGCCACCTGGGGCGCGGTGAGCGGGAACACCGTACGGCCGAGCCCGTCGACGGTCTCCCAGGACGCCGGGTCCCCGTCCACGGCCTCGATGGGCAACCCCGTCGAGGTCGGCCACGGCAGGCTCCGCAACGCCGACGCCGACCTGTGCCTCGACAGCCGTGACGCCCACCACGCGCGGGCCACGCCCGGCACGAAGGCCATGCTGACGGAGTGTTCCTCGGCCGGGTCCCAGCAGTGGTCGTACCAGCAGGACGGGCTGCTGCGCAGCGCGGCCGATCCCAGGCTCTGCCTCGACTCGGACACCGAGAAGCGGTCGGTCGTGATCGCCGACTGCCTGACCCGGACGGGAGAGGTCCGCTACGACCTCACCGTGCGCGGCGAACTGCTGCTGCGCCGCGGGAAGGGGCTCCTGGTCGCGCCCGGCAAGGGGGAGACCGTCGTCGTCACCGAGCGGAACGGCTCACAGAAGCAGAGGTGGGTGCTGGAGTTCACCGACGAGAGCGCGCCGGCACAACAGGGCACGCAGTCGCCCGAGGACGCGGAGACGGGCCGGCCCTCCGGGGGGCCGGGCGAGGATCCGATCGCACCGCACCTCGCCCCGCCCTCAGGTTCCGGCGAACACCCCGACAGCGGCCGCGAACAGAGCCCCGGTCAGCCCTCGGACCAGCACGGAACCCCGCCCCAGCAGTACGGGACACGGGTCGCCCAGGTCGACGACAGCGACTCCGAGCCGGCCGGTCCGGCCACTCCTGCCGCTCCTGCCGCCCCGGTCGAGGGGGCCGGGGCGGTGGTGGGTGCGGTCCTGGACACCGCGACCTCGGTGACGGCGCCCCTCGCGTCGACGCTCGGCACCGCACTGCCGTAGACCGAAACTGCCGTGGACCGAAACTGCCGTGGACCGAAGGTGAGCTGTTGCTCCGGACGTCGGTTCTCGTGAACCGGTAGGCTGCCACGGCGTGCGTCGGTGCTTGGCGCACGCCGGGAACGCGACTCAGGAGGAACCGGCGTTGCACGTCCAGGAATGGCTCGACACCGTGCCCCCGGCCGCCGTCTACGCCCTGGTGGGTTTGGTCATCGGCCTGGAGAGCCTGGGCATTCCGCTGCCCGGCGAGATCATCCTGGTCTCCGCAGCGCTCCTGTCCTCGCAGCACGCGGGGATCAATCCCGTGGTGCTCGGTGCGTGCGCCAGCGTCGGGGCGGTCGTCGGTGATTCCATCGGCTACGCGATCGGGCGCAAGGGCGGACGGCCGCTGCTCACCTGGCTCGGCAACAAGTTCCCGAGGCACTTCAGTGAGGGCCATGTCGCCACGGCGGAGCGGTCCTTCGAGAAGTGGGGCATGTGGGCGGTGTTCTTCGGCCGTTTCGTCGCGCTGCTGAGGATCTTCGCCGGGCCGCTCGCCGGTGTGCTGCGGATGCCGTACTGGAAGTTCCTGATCGCCAACGTGCTGGGCGGGATCATCTGGGCGGGCGGGACGACCGCGGTCATCTACTACGTGGGGATCGTCGCGGAGTCGTGGCTGAAGCGGTTCTCGTGGCTCGGACTCGTGCTCGCCGTGCTGATCGGACTCACCTCGATGCTCGTGCTCAAGCGCAGGGCGGCGAAGGCGACGGACCGGATGCGGGCGGCCGAACCGGAGACCGTCCCGGCCGCCGACTGAGGCTCACGGCTTGTCGTGCACCTCACTGTGGGCCTCGGCCAGGTCCGCGTAGAGCGTTCCGTTCAGGGTGACTCCCTGACGCTCCTCCTCCGTCAGCTCCCGCCGCACCTTCGCCGGCACGCCGGCCACCAGTGAACCGGGCGGTACCCGCATGCCCTGCGGTACCAGTGCCTGGGCCGCCACGAGGGAACCCGCCCCGATCACGGCGCCGTTCAGCACCGTCGCGCCCATGCCGATCAGACAGTCGTCCTCGACCGTCGCTCCGTGGACCACCGCGTTGTGGCCCACCGAGACGCGCTCGCCGATCGTCACCGGGAAGCCGGGGTCGGCGTGCAGGGTGCAGTTGTCCTGGATGTTGCTCTGGGCGCCGACTGAGATGCGTTCTACGTCGCCGCGGGCCACCGCGCCGTACCAGAGGCTCGCCCCCGCCTGCAGCGTCACGTCACCGATCACCGACGCGGTGGGCGCCACGAAGGCCTCTCCGTCGATCGTCGGTTCCTTTCCGCCGATGCCCGTGATCAACGCCTTGTGCGCCATTTCGCCTCCTGGTTCGCGATATCCCGAACCGTACGCCACCCGGTGGGGCGAAGATCACAAGCCCGCCATCTCATCTGTGCGGCGTGCGCTCAGTACGGTGTGCTCGTGCCGAAGAGCAAGAACACGTTCTCATCCTGGCGGGGCCGTCTCGTCCAGCGTGCCGTCCACGCGGGCTGGGCCTGGGTGCAGCGCACGGGCTCCGTCACCGCAGAGCGCCCGGGGCGCTTCCGCTTCGGTGCGCTCGGTGTGCACACCCGGCTGGCCTTTCCGCTCGGCACGGTCTTCGGTGAACCGTGGATCCATGTCGGGTCCCACTGCATCGTCGGCGAACAGGTCACTCTGACCGCCGGCCTGATGCCCGACCTGGACCTCGGTCCGGAGCCGATCCTGCGCATCGGCGACGGGGTCGTGCTGGGGCGTGGCAGCCATGTCATCGCCGACACCACGGTCACCATCGGCAGCGACTGCTACTTCGGGCCGTACGTCTATGTCACGTCCACCAATCACTCGTACGACGATCCCCACGAGCCGATCGGCAAGCAGTGGCCGCGGATGGAGCCGGTGGAGATCGGGCCGGGGTGCTGGATCGGGACCGGGGCGGTGATCCTGCCCGGCGCGCGGATCGGGCGGAACGTCGTCGTGGCCGCCGGTGCCGTGGTGCGGGGTGTGGTGCCGGACCACGCGGTGGTGGCGGGGGCGCCCGCCCGGGTCGTACGGCGCTGGACCTCCGAGGACGGCTGGCAGCCGCCGCTCAGGACCCCGGCGCCGGTACCGATACCCGAGGGAGCCACGGCGGAACAGCTCAACGCGCTGGCCGGGCTGGACGAGGAGACGGCGGCGAAACTCGCCGAGTTGGACGAGGGTGCGGCGGGGCGACTTGCCGGACTGGACTGAGGGACGGGGCGGCGGGGAGCGCGTTGAGTGGGTTGGGCTGAGGGTGTCCGGGCTCGCCTTGCGGTGGGGAGCGGCGGGTTGGCCAGGGCGGGTGTCGGGGGAGGCTGTTGGGCGGGATGGGCCGTGGGCGCCGGGTCGGGTGTGGTGTGGGGCGGTGAGTCGCGGGGCTTGGCGGGTGGTCGGATTGACGGTGTGTCGGGTTCGCCCTCTGGGAGTCGCTAGGCCGATTGGCGGGGGAGCTCGCCGAGTCGGGTGGGCTGACGGGTGACGCGAAGGGGGCCCTGTCGGCTGGGGTCGAACCGGCGTCGGGTCAGCCCGTCGAGGAGCAGGGTGCCGATCAGGGGCCAGGCCCGCGCCCGCTGCCTGGAGAGCGCGGAGGGCGTTTGCTGGGGAGTCGTTCCGGGTGCCGGATGTGACCACCGGGTCCGCCGGGTAGTGGCCCAGGGCGGAGTAGCTCGACGTGCTCGGTGGGCGGGGTGGGCGGGTGGTCGCGAAAGTCGCCGGGCCGGGGTCAGCCCGTCGCGAGGAGCAGGGTGCCGATCAGGGCCAGGCCCGCGCCCGTCGTCTGGAGGGCGCGGAGGCGTTCGCTGAGGAAGCCGCGGGCGGCCAGGGCCGTGACCACCGGGTAGAGCGAGGCGAGGACGGCGGCCACCGTGACCGGGCCGTGCTGGGCGGCCACCGAGTACGTGCCGTTCGCCGCCACGTCCGCGAGGCCGATGAAGGCGAGTGCGGGGAGGAAAGACCAGGGGAAGCCGGTCGTCGGGAGCGCGGGCGAGCCCCGTTTCACCGAGACGTACAAGGCCGCGCCGCCCACCGCCCCGTTGACCAGGCGCTGCACGAACAGGGCGAGGAACAGGCCGGTGACGGTCGTGGACGCCTCCGCGATCAGGGCGAACACCGTACCGAAGCCGAGGGCCGCGATCAGGGTGAGGACGATCGCCCGGCGTTGCACCGGGGCGCCGCGCAACTGGGGCCCGCCCGCCAGGATCACTCCCGTCACGGCCACCGCGATGCCCGCGGCCTGCGTGAGCCCGGGACGCTCGCCGAGGAAGAGGCCCACGCCGACCGGGACCGCCACGCTCAGCGTGCCCAGCGGGGAGACGACACCCATCGGCCCCAGCGCGAGCGCCTTGTAGAAACAGATCAGGGCGACCGGTCCGGCCAGACCCGCGGCGAACGCGAACCACAGCCGGGGCCCCGCCTTGCTCCAGCCGCCGGTCGCCACCACGATCGCGCCGAGCACGGCCGCGGCGATCGCCTGCGAGACCACGACGACCGTGAGCGCCGGGAGCCGTCGGGTCAGCACCCCGCCGCCGAAGTCGGCCAGGCCCCACAAGAGGCTGGTGGCCAGGGCGAAGAATGCTGTCACGGGCCGCCTCGCAGTACAGTTCGGTGAACGATCGGGTGCATCCCACCGTAGTTCATTCAGTTGTACTGTGTCATACAGAATATTGGACGTGAAGTGTCGGACCTCGACCTGCTGACCCAGTCCCTGGCGCGCAACGTCAAGCGCTGGCGGACCGAGCGCGGCTTCACCCTGGACGCGCTCGCCGCCCGAGCCGGAGTCAGCCGCGGCATGCTGATCCAGATCGAGCAGGCCCGGACCAACCCCAGCCTCGGCACGGTCGTGAAGATCGGCGACGCGCTCGGCATCAGCATCACCACGCTGCTCGACTACGAGCAGGGGCCGAAGGTGCGGATCGTCCCACCGGAGCAGGTGGTGCGGCTGTGGGGCACGGACGCCGGCAGCTGGAGCCGGCTGCTCGCGGGCGCGGAGGCCCCCGGCCCGCTGGAGATGTGGGAGTGGCGGATGATGCCGGGCGAGAGCAGCCGGTCGGATCCGCACCCCGCCGGGACGGTCGAGATCCTGCACGTCACGGAGGGCGAGATGACCCTGACCGTCGACGGTGTCGAGCACCGGGTCGCCGCCGGGGCGAGCGTCACCTTCGAGGCCAACGCCGAGCACGTGTACGCCAATCAGGGCGACGTTCCCGCGCAGTGGATGCTGGCCGTCTCGGTGCCGGCCGTGCCATGAGCGGCTGTTAGCGTGCCGCCATGGACGCACCCATCGGACACTTCGACCACGCCACCCCCGCCCCCGCCGCCCTCGACGAGCTGACCCGCCCGGTCGCCGATGCCGTACGGCACTGGAGCGGCAGCGTCCCCGCCGAGCAGATCGTGTACGTCGACACCGACCCGCGGTGGGCCGACACCGCGGTCTTCGTCGAGCACTACGGCAGGGAGCTCCTCGAGCGGTCGGCGAACTGCGTGGTCGTCGCGGGCAAGCGCGGTGGCGAGAGCACCCTCGCCGCGTGCGTGGTGCTCTCCACCACCCGGGTCGACGTCAACGGGGTCGTCCGCCGCCAACTCGGCGCCCGCAAGGCCTCGTTCGCCTCGATGGACACGGCCACGGGGGAGACCGGCATGGAGTACGGCGGCATCACCCCGATCGGACTCCCCGGCGACTGGCCGCTGTTGGTCGACTCGGCCGTGGTCGATCTCCCGTACGTCCTGGTCGGCAGCGGGCGGCGACGGGGAAAGCTACTGGTCCCGGGGAAGGCGTTCGCGGAACTGCCGGGCGCGGTGGCACTTGAGGGACTCGGCATCGCCTGACCGGGTCGGAGGGCTCTGATCTCGGGTCTCGGGCCGGGGGTTCTGGTCTCGGGCCGGGGGGTCTGCTCTCGGACCAGTGGTGGCCCCTGCTCTCAGGCCGGCGCGTGGTGGGCGAGGATGTGATGGGGGTCCGCCTCGCCCGGGACCGGGGCCGGGTCGGCGTGTACCAGGGCTGCTGTGAGGCGGGGGACCGCGTGCAGCAGGGCGTGTTCGGCCTCGACGGCGACCTCGTGCGACTGGCGCACCGTCATCTCCCCGTCCACCACGACCGCCACCTCCGCCCGCAGCCGGTGCCCGATCCAGCGCAGCCTCAACTCGGCGACCCCGCACACCCCTTCGACCTCCCGCAGCGCGCCCTCGGCCCGGTCCACCAGCTCCGGGTCGACGGCGTCCAGCACGCGCCGGAACACCTCGCGTGCCGCGTCCCGCAGCACCAGTGTGATCGCGGCGGTGATCGCCAACCCCACGATCGGGTCGGCGAGTTGCCAGCCCAGGGCCGAGCCGCCGGCCCCGATGAGCACGGCCAGTGAGGTGAACCCGTCGGTGCGGGCGTGCAGTCCGTCCGCCACCAGGGCGGCCGAACCGATGTCCCGACCCACCCGGATGCGGTAGCGGGCGACCCACTCGTTGCCCGCGAAGCCCACCAGCGCGGCCGCGGCGACCGCCGGGACGTGCGTCACGGGACGCGGATCCAGCAGCCGGTCGATCGCCGCCCACCCCGCGAAGGCCGCGCTCGCGGCGATCGTCAGCACGATCACGAGGCCCGCGAGATCCTCGGCACGGCCGTAGCCGTACGTGAAACGGCGGGTGGCCGCCCGCCGGCCCAGCACGAAGGCGATGCCCAGCGGTACGGCGGTCAGCGCGTCCGCCGCGTTGTGCACCGTGTCGCCGAGCAGCGCGACGGACCCGGACACGGCCACCACGACCGCCTGCATCAGAGCCGTGACACCCAGCACCGCCAGCGAGACCCACAGGGCGCGCATGCCGCGGGCGGAGGACTCCAGCGCGGAGTCGAGTTTGTCGGCGGTCTCGTGGGAGTGAGGGGTGAGGACGTGCGCCAGGCGATGGCGGAGTCCGTGGCGTCCGTGCTCGTGCCCATGCGGGTCATCGTGGTCGTGGTCGTGGTCGTGGCCATGACCGTGACCGTGACCGTGCTCGTGGTTGATCACGTGGTACCCCTTCCCGTGCACGCGGTGGTGGACGTACCCCGCCCACGGAGCCATTATGTGCGTATGAGCGCACGCATGCACCTATCAACTGCGCACGATGCGCACCCGCGCACCTCCGGCGAGGAACAGTTCGCCCTGGCCGCCGAGATCCTCGCCCTGCTCGGCGACCGCACCCGCCTCACCCTCCTCCACGCCCTGACCGGGGGAGAGGCCGACGTCACGACCCTCACGGAGGCGTGCGGAGCGGCCCGGCCGGCCGTCAGCCAGCACCTTGCGCGACTCAGGCTGGCCGGGCTGGTGAACACGCGCAAAGAGGGGCGCCGGGTGATCTACGCCCTGCGTGACGGACACCTGCGCCGCCTCGTCGACGAGGCCCTGAACGTGGCCGACCACCGTCTCAGCGACCGGCCGGTGCACGACTGAGACGTCAGTACGTGGCCGCCGTACCGAGGTACTGCTCCGCGAAGGCCGCGGCGGCGGCAGGCGAGGTGAACAGGCGGCGGAGGCGGGCGAAGGTGGTGCCCGCGCGGTACTCGTCGCCCGACGACGTGCCGTGGTAGACCTCGGAGAGCCACTGCGAGAACTCCTGGTAGTCCCACACACGCCGCAGACAGGCCTCCGAGTAGCCGTCCAGGCCGCTGCCGTCGTCCTTGCCGAGGTAGGCGACGAGCGCGTCGCCGAGCAGGAAGGCGTCGTGCAGGGCGAGGTTCATGCCCTTCGCCGCTATGGGCGCGGTGAGGTGGGCGGAGTCCCCGGCGAGGAAGAGCCTGCCGAACGTCATGGGCTCGACCACGTAGTTGTGCATGTCCAGGACGCGCTTCTCGATCAGCCGGCCCTCGGTGAGCGGTGGGGTGCCGTCCGCGCCCAGGCGCTGTTGGAGTTCGGCCCAGACGCGGTCGTGGGACCAGTTCTCGGGGTCGTCGCCCGGCGGGCACTCCAGGTAGTAGCGGGTCACCTCGGGGCTGCGGGCCATGTGCCCGGCGAAACCGCTCGGGTGGATGCCGAACAGGACGCAGTCGGAGGACGGCGGCGCCTCGGCGAGCAGCGCCAGCCAGCCGATGCCGTAGTCGTGCCGGGCGATGGTCGTGGTCTCGGGGAGGACGGTGCGGGTCACCCCCCGGGCCCCGTCGCAGCCCGCCACGAACTCGCAACCGACCAGCTGTCGTTCGCCCGTGCCGGCATCGGTGTACGACACCGACGGCCGGGACGTCTCCAGGTCGTGCAGCTGGATGTCCCGCACGCCGAAGCGGATCTCGCCGCCCCGGACGTCGGCGTACTCGCGCACCAGGTCCGTCACCAACAGCGGCTGCGGATACACGAAGTGGTGCTGTCCCGTCAGCTCGCCGTAGGCGAAGCGGAAGCGCTCGCCGGCGAAGCGGAACTCGCACTCGGTGTGCAACTGGGCGCGCTCCAGCAGGGTGTCGGCGAGGCCGCGCCGCTGGAGACCGCGTACGGCCCACTCCTCGATGACGCCCGCCCGCGGCCGCTGCTCGATGAACTCGCGGGTCTCCGCCTCCAGCACGAGGCAGTCCACGCCCGCGGCTCGCAGGATGTTGCCGATGGTGAGTCCGGCGGGTCCGGCGCCGACGACTACGACCGGAAAGCGTTGTGGGGCAGCGGAGTTGGAGGGGGAGGCGGAGGTCACCCGAACATTATGTCGGTGCCCTGCGGAGGGTGGGAGTGGTGCCGGGGCGCCGCCACACGCGGAGGCGCCCCGTCCGTACTGCTTTCCTCAGTGCGCGGCCGCCTCGGTGACGACGACCTCGTCGATGCTCCGCTCGATGTCCTCGGGTCGGGAGGCGGTCGCCTTGGCCCAGTAGTAGATCACCAGGGAGAAGGCGGTGACGACCAGCATGTCCCACCACAGGCCCAGATGCCCCTGGCCGCCGAAGCCGCCCTGCCAGGAGATCAGACCGAGACCCAGCAGGTAGACCGGCAGCCACTGTGCGGCCTTCCAGTCGAGCCGGGGCGCGTCGGGCAGTCCGGCGGCCACCGCGTACCAGGCGTACACGCCGAGCAGCAGGTATCCGAGGACGATGGCCACCCCGAGCCGCCACAGGGTGTCCCAACCCGCCCAGTAGATGATCAGGTTGGCCACCACGAAGGACAGCGGGGCGATCACCTTGCCGGCGGGGAGCCGGTACGGGCGCTCCAGGTGGGGCAGCCGCTCGGCGAACACGCCGTACGCGAGCGGCGCGCCGGCGTACATGAGGACGCTCGCCGAGGTGATGAAGCCGACCAGTTCCTGCCAGCTGGGGAAGGGCAGGAAGCAGACCACGCCCGTCACGAAGGACATGATCAGGCCGAACCACGGCACGCCCCGCCGGTCGGTGCGGGCGAACACCTTCGGCGCGTAGCCGTTCTTGGCCAGACCGAAGGAGACGCGGGAGGTCGCGGTCGTGTAGATCAAGCCGGTGCCGCCGGGGGAGATCACCGCGTCGAGGTAGAGCACCGCGCTCAGCCAGCCGAGGCCCACGAGGGTCGCAAGGCCGGCCCAGGGCCCGCTGATGCCCTCGAAGTTCAGCTTCGCCCAGCCGTGGGCGAAGGCGGAGTGCGGGAGGGCGGCGATGAACACCAGTTGGAGCAGGACGTAGATGACGGCGCCGATCGCGACCGAGCCGAGGGTCGCCCGGGGCAGGTCCCGCTTCGGGTCACGGCTCTCGCCGGCGAGCTGGATCGCCTGCTCGAAGCCCAGCAGCGCGAAGATGATGCCGCTGGAACTGATCGCGCTCAGCACGCCCTTGGCGCCGAACGGCGCGAAGCCCTCCGAAGTGAAGTTGCCCGGATGGAAGTTGCCGACCGCGATGACGAAGATGGCGATGAGTGGCACCGCTATCTTCCACCAGGTGGCCGCGCTGTTGGTGAACGCGAGCACCCGGACGCCGAAGAAGTTCACGGCCACGAACACGGCCATGAGAAACACGGCGACCGCGAGACCACTGGTGGTGAGTGTGCCGTCGGCGTGCTGGAAGCCTTGCGCCCAACTCCAGTGCCCGGCGTACCCGATCATCGCCTCGACCTCGATCGGCGCCACGGTCGCCGCCTGGAGCCACGAGAACCAGCCGAAGGACATTCCTGCCAGGCCGCCGAACGCGTAGTGCGGATAGCGTGCCGTACCGCCCGCCACCGGGAACATGCCGCCCAGTTCGGCGTGCACCAGGGCCAGCAGGACAATGGCGACCGCGCCGATGATCCACGAGATGATCGCCGCGGGGCCGGCCATGACGACCGCCTTTTCGGCGCCGTAGAGCCAGCCGGAGCCGATGATGGACCCCACCGAGGCCCACATGAGCCCGATCAGCCCCACGTCCCGCCGCAGGCCGC
Encoded proteins:
- a CDS encoding gamma carbonic anhydrase family protein, whose amino-acid sequence is MAHKALITGIGGKEPTIDGEAFVAPTASVIGDVTLQAGASLWYGAVARGDVERISVGAQSNIQDNCTLHADPGFPVTIGERVSVGHNAVVHGATVEDDCLIGMGATVLNGAVIGAGSLVAAQALVPQGMRVPPGSLVAGVPAKVRRELTEEERQGVTLNGTLYADLAEAHSEVHDKP
- a CDS encoding 4-hydroxybenzoate 3-monooxygenase, whose amino-acid sequence is MTSASPSNSAAPQRFPVVVVGAGPAGLTIGNILRAAGVDCLVLEAETREFIEQRPRAGVIEEWAVRGLQRRGLADTLLERAQLHTECEFRFAGERFRFAYGELTGQHHFVYPQPLLVTDLVREYADVRGGEIRFGVRDIQLHDLETSRPSVSYTDAGTGERQLVGCEFVAGCDGARGVTRTVLPETTTIARHDYGIGWLALLAEAPPSSDCVLFGIHPSGFAGHMARSPEVTRYYLECPPGDDPENWSHDRVWAELQQRLGADGTPPLTEGRLIEKRVLDMHNYVVEPMTFGRLFLAGDSAHLTAPIAAKGMNLALHDAFLLGDALVAYLGKDDGSGLDGYSEACLRRVWDYQEFSQWLSEVYHGTSSGDEYRAGTTFARLRRLFTSPAAAAAFAEQYLGTAATY
- a CDS encoding cation diffusion facilitator family transporter; the protein is MAPWAGYVHHRVHGKGYHVINHEHGHGHGHGHDHDHDHDDPHGHEHGRHGLRHRLAHVLTPHSHETADKLDSALESSARGMRALWVSLAVLGVTALMQAVVVAVSGSVALLGDTVHNAADALTAVPLGIAFVLGRRAATRRFTYGYGRAEDLAGLVIVLTIAASAAFAGWAAIDRLLDPRPVTHVPAVAAAALVGFAGNEWVARYRIRVGRDIGSAALVADGLHARTDGFTSLAVLIGAGGSALGWQLADPIVGLAITAAITLVLRDAAREVFRRVLDAVDPELVDRAEGALREVEGVCGVAELRLRWIGHRLRAEVAVVVDGEMTVRQSHEVAVEAEHALLHAVPRLTAALVHADPAPVPGEADPHHILAHHAPA
- a CDS encoding EamA family transporter, producing the protein MTAFFALATSLLWGLADFGGGVLTRRLPALTVVVVSQAIAAAVLGAIVVATGGWSKAGPRLWFAFAAGLAGPVALICFYKALALGPMGVVSPLGTLSVAVPVGVGLFLGERPGLTQAAGIAVAVTGVILAGGPQLRGAPVQRRAIVLTLIAALGFGTVFALIAEASTTVTGLFLALFVQRLVNGAVGGAALYVSVKRGSPALPTTGFPWSFLPALAFIGLADVAANGTYSVAAQHGPVTVAAVLASLYPVVTALAARGFLSERLRALQTTGAGLALIGTLLLATG
- a CDS encoding acyltransferase, with the protein product MPKSKNTFSSWRGRLVQRAVHAGWAWVQRTGSVTAERPGRFRFGALGVHTRLAFPLGTVFGEPWIHVGSHCIVGEQVTLTAGLMPDLDLGPEPILRIGDGVVLGRGSHVIADTTVTIGSDCYFGPYVYVTSTNHSYDDPHEPIGKQWPRMEPVEIGPGCWIGTGAVILPGARIGRNVVVAAGAVVRGVVPDHAVVAGAPARVVRRWTSEDGWQPPLRTPAPVPIPEGATAEQLNALAGLDEETAAKLAELDEGAAGRLAGLD
- a CDS encoding helix-turn-helix domain-containing protein, producing MSDLDLLTQSLARNVKRWRTERGFTLDALAARAGVSRGMLIQIEQARTNPSLGTVVKIGDALGISITTLLDYEQGPKVRIVPPEQVVRLWGTDAGSWSRLLAGAEAPGPLEMWEWRMMPGESSRSDPHPAGTVEILHVTEGEMTLTVDGVEHRVAAGASVTFEANAEHVYANQGDVPAQWMLAVSVPAVP
- a CDS encoding ArsR/SmtB family transcription factor, which produces MSARMHLSTAHDAHPRTSGEEQFALAAEILALLGDRTRLTLLHALTGGEADVTTLTEACGAARPAVSQHLARLRLAGLVNTRKEGRRVIYALRDGHLRRLVDEALNVADHRLSDRPVHD
- a CDS encoding DedA family protein, translating into MHVQEWLDTVPPAAVYALVGLVIGLESLGIPLPGEIILVSAALLSSQHAGINPVVLGACASVGAVVGDSIGYAIGRKGGRPLLTWLGNKFPRHFSEGHVATAERSFEKWGMWAVFFGRFVALLRIFAGPLAGVLRMPYWKFLIANVLGGIIWAGGTTAVIYYVGIVAESWLKRFSWLGLVLAVLIGLTSMLVLKRRAAKATDRMRAAEPETVPAAD
- the galU gene encoding UTP--glucose-1-phosphate uridylyltransferase GalU, encoding MIVPHTTDTAVPTRTVRKAVVPAAGLGTRFLPATKATPKEMLPVVDKPAIQYVVEEAAAAGLDDVLMVTGRHKRAIEDHFDNAFELEQALAAKGDAVRLDAVRDPARLANIHHIRQGEPLGLGHAVLCARRHVGDQPFAVLLGDDLIDPRETLLSTMLDVRDRYAGSVVALMEVPREQIHLYGCAAVVPTEEEGLVRVTGLVEKPSPENAPSAYAVIGRYVLDPEVFDVLDRTPPGRGGEIQLTDALQHLATDGTVHGVVFDGLRYDTGDKADYLRTVVRLACDRDDLGPEFIDWLKGFVAEWESGEGVGRRRLAA
- a CDS encoding RICIN domain-containing protein, translating into MDGHAVALLMARHWQATYAYSVICLASWSASASMAAAAAFHRVLGRAGDGALRPQLLVAVREFVKEWAADDEISAVLPELRKTIGGRGLRAARSATPERRQLAERAFRSLPGASQCLLWHSEVEAEPISVPAGLLGVDATRAAAALEQAREQFRTGCVRAHRELAPTSECRFYNRLLDVPLRRGGNLLPDVRKHLTDCRYCRHAAEQLSHFEGGLEVLLAETVLGWGAHRYLDSRPARSVERPAPTSPGPARAKPGGRHRPVPAGLLAQPRKSTRAVLVGAGLTSLALLATVLVTKGWSDDGGVPTPGATWGAVSGNTVRPSPSTVSQDAGSPSTASMGNPVEVGHGRLRNADADLCLDSRDAHHARATPGTKAMLTECSSAGSQQWSYQQDGLLRSAADPRLCLDSDTEKRSVVIADCLTRTGEVRYDLTVRGELLLRRGKGLLVAPGKGETVVVTERNGSQKQRWVLEFTDESAPAQQGTQSPEDAETGRPSGGPGEDPIAPHLAPPSGSGEHPDSGREQSPGQPSDQHGTPPQQYGTRVAQVDDSDSEPAGPATPAAPAAPVEGAGAVVGAVLDTATSVTAPLASTLGTALP
- a CDS encoding YbaK/EbsC family protein, with amino-acid sequence MDAPIGHFDHATPAPAALDELTRPVADAVRHWSGSVPAEQIVYVDTDPRWADTAVFVEHYGRELLERSANCVVVAGKRGGESTLAACVVLSTTRVDVNGVVRRQLGARKASFASMDTATGETGMEYGGITPIGLPGDWPLLVDSAVVDLPYVLVGSGRRRGKLLVPGKAFAELPGAVALEGLGIA